The genomic window TGTAATTGCAAAAAAATCATTGCTGAGTAATAATTATGAATTTGTTCCTCAAATATTTAATTTAACTACAACAGATGATAAAACTATTAGTTTAAAAACAACACCAGATGGTATTGATTTTGATGAATACAAGGGTAAAAAAGCAGTTTTAATTGATGTTTTTGCAACTTGGTGTCCTCCTTGTATAGAAGAATTACCAATTCTTAAAGAAGTAAGAGAAAAATATAAAGATAATTTTGAAATAGTTTCTGTTTTATTCGAACATGACAGATTAAAACAAGAGATTAAAGATTTTATTTCTAAAAATGAAATTAATTATCCTATGACAATCGGTGAAGAAAATTTCAAATTAACAAAAGAGTTAGGTGATGTTCAAAAAGTTCCTGAAATGTTTTTATTTTCAAAAGATGGAAAATTTATCAAAAAGTTTGTAGGAAAAACTCCTAAAGAAGAGTTAGAACAATATATTGAAATGGCGATTGGAAACTAATTTAAAATAGTTTCCAATTCTTTTAGATTATCTATAAAATAACTAGCTTTTGAGAAGTCTTGAGTTCTTGTAAATTCATTTTTTACAATAACACACTCAATCCCAGCTTTGTGAGCTGCTGTTAAACCTCTTGTAGAGTCTTCAATCACAATAGCTTCATCTTTATTCGCTTTAAACATTTCTAAGCCTTTTAAGTAAGGTTCTGGATGTGGCTTTGCATAGTTATAATCTTCTTCACAAAGTACAAAATCCATATAATCAACAATTCCTAAATCTTTGTGAATTATTTCAAAATCCACTCTTCTTGAAGTTGTTACTATTCCCATTTTATATTTTTTTGATAGTTTTTCAAGTACTTCTTTTACTTGTGGTATTAAAATATTTTCAGTTCTTAAAAAGTTTTGATAATATAAATTTCTCTGATTTCTAGCTTTTTCTATTTCATTTGAAGAAAAACCTTTTTCAAATGCTTTTTGCCATATAGTAGTTCCTTCACTCATTATTTTCATATACTCTTCAAACTCTAAAGAGATATTAAAAAATTCTTCTAAAGCTATAATATTTGCTTTAAAATATAAAGGTTCAGTATGAACTAAAACGCCATCATTATCAAATAAGATATATTTTTTCATAAAAAGTTTTCCTGAGTTTAAATTAGATTAAATAAGAAAAAGGGAAGGTTATAGGCTTCCCTTTTGATTTGTATATATTAGGAGGAGAAATTAAAGTTAAATAAGTCTTAACATCGCAATTAAGTTATAATCAACCTGTAAAGTAATTATAATCCTTGAGCATTAACCTTTATTAAATAAAAGGTTAACAGAATGTAAATATAACAAAATTTTATTTTTCCCACTTATCTTTTGGTGCATTATAATTAGATATTCTTTCAATTATTTCATCAATATCATCAGAAACAATCAGCATATCAACATAAAGTTTATTGATAAATCCTTCTTTTACACTATTTCTTAAAAATTCAATTAAATGAGTGTAATAACCATTTATATTTAAAAAAGCACAAGGTTTTTTATGATAACCAAGTTGAGCAGAAGCTATAACATCAAAAATCTCTTCTAGTGTTCCATAACCTCCAGGAATTGCTATAAAAGCATCAGCAAACTCTGCCATTTTTTCTTTTCTTTGATTCATAGTATGAACTTTATGAATATTTGTGATACTTTTATTTTCTATCTCTTTAGATACTAAATCATGTGTTATTACACCTGTTACCGTATTATTGTGTTTTAGTGATTCATTTGAAATAACACCCATTAGTCCTTGTAGTGAACCACCATAAACAATATTAAAATTTTTTTGTGCTAATTTTTGAGCCAAGATTTTTGTTGATTCTTCATATATTTTATTGTTCCCAAAAGAAGAACCACAGTAAATTGCTACATTCATTTTTTCATATCCTTTAACTTTTCATAAGGTTTAAACATCAATAATAATTTTGGAAGTAGTAATAAATCAGCTGCTAATACACTAATCATTGTAATAACAGTCAATAATCCAAAATAAATAGTTGGGATTAAATTTGATAATACTAAAATAGAAAAACCAAGAATGATTACTAAAGAAGTATAATACATGGCATAACCAATACTTTGATGTGATCTTTTCATTGCATTTATATAATTATGGTCAACTCTAAACTCTTCTTCAAATCTATGAATAAAGTGAATAGTATCATCTACTCCAATTCCAATGGCAATTGCCGCAATTGTAATAGTCATAACATCCAAAGGGATATTTAACCAACCCATTATTCCAAAAATACTTGAAATTGGGATTATGTTTGATATTAAGGCTATTAGTGCAACTTTTATTGATCTAAATAGTATTAAGAACATTATAAATAAAACAATAATTGTAAATCCTAAAGTTGACACTTGTGAATTAAACAAAGATTGAAGCATATTGTTATATAAAACCATAAGATTTGATAATTTGTAAGTTGTTTCTTTATTTTTAATAATATCTCTTACATCATGGTTAATTTTATTTAATAAATCATTTCTTCTTAGATTTGGATTTGAATCTACTATTCTCATAGTGATTCTTGCTTCATTTTTATCAATATTTATATATGGAGAAAGAATTAATGTCTTATATTGCTCTGGTAATTGATTGTATAACAAGGCCAAAGTTATCCCATCTAATCTTTGTTCATTATTTAAAAGTTCTCCAACTTTTAATAAAGTAGCTAATGATTGAACTTTTCCAACT from Arcobacter venerupis includes these protein-coding regions:
- a CDS encoding HAD family hydrolase, producing MKKYILFDNDGVLVHTEPLYFKANIIALEEFFNISLEFEEYMKIMSEGTTIWQKAFEKGFSSNEIEKARNQRNLYYQNFLRTENILIPQVKEVLEKLSKKYKMGIVTTSRRVDFEIIHKDLGIVDYMDFVLCEEDYNYAKPHPEPYLKGLEMFKANKDEAIVIEDSTRGLTAAHKAGIECVIVKNEFTRTQDFSKASYFIDNLKELETILN
- a CDS encoding TIGR00730 family Rossman fold protein codes for the protein MNVAIYCGSSFGNNKIYEESTKILAQKLAQKNFNIVYGGSLQGLMGVISNESLKHNNTVTGVITHDLVSKEIENKSITNIHKVHTMNQRKEKMAEFADAFIAIPGGYGTLEEIFDVIASAQLGYHKKPCAFLNINGYYTHLIEFLRNSVKEGFINKLYVDMLIVSDDIDEIIERISNYNAPKDKWEK
- a CDS encoding TlpA family protein disulfide reductase, with the translated sequence MKKSFLVGLLIIGFLFSGCDDKSTIDSSVIAKKSLLSNNYEFVPQIFNLTTTDDKTISLKTTPDGIDFDEYKGKKAVLIDVFATWCPPCIEELPILKEVREKYKDNFEIVSVLFEHDRLKQEIKDFISKNEINYPMTIGEENFKLTKELGDVQKVPEMFLFSKDGKFIKKFVGKTPKEELEQYIEMAIGN